In Coffea arabica cultivar ET-39 chromosome 9e, Coffea Arabica ET-39 HiFi, whole genome shotgun sequence, the genomic window TATGTATGCAAAGTTGACATGGGACGGAGAGAGTATCAATTTTAACAAATTGATGCCACCACTTCATAGTgcaatttaaataatttttttttcgtttttggtCATGGGACGGAAAAATCAGTATCCAAAGCTTCTCTCACAATTTCAGTTTGTTttgataggagattatttgaaataattactatagcactttttgtgacaTGAtacatgtgaaataaaaaagtgattaaaaattgTGTTTATGACGTAAgtataaaaaattttgatttttttttttttttggcaagtgTTGATAACCAAACATCATTGATGGGCCAAATGCTAAGTGTAAAAGGCGCTACATGCTTTTGTTAAATATCGGTGTCGGCCCAGGAGATCCCCTGACTCACTGATTCTGAGACAGGACCACAGGAACGATGCAGCCCATACAATATTACGAAGGCAATCAACTTTGACCCGTTCAAAACCGAAGGAACATTTGAATCTTTTATCACATCACATATTTGGAACCGTTTGATTCAAATTTCACAATCACTACTTATCACACCACTAAGTAATTGATAAATTGGGGGAATAAATAGACCTATAGAATTCCATAAGAGTGTTGGATAGCTTTAAATGACCCAgtttttgtttaaaaataaaaaataaaaacaaagatTACTGAAACCTAACCTATTTTTTAGTAGTTAATCATCATGAAACAATCAGTTTTGTGTACAATGATTACacaaatgatatatatatatatatatatatatatatatatatatagagagagagagagagagcagctGCTAACACCCAAATCCACCGACTAAAGATTTTTGTGTACAATGATTTCAAAGGGTAAGAagaatgtgtgtgtgtgtgcaagAATTAGGAGAGGAAATTAATAAATATAGCTGGAAATTGTAGAGTCAAAGTGAGTGAAGCTAAAACGAATATCTGTGGCTTAGGATATGAAAATCATGCAACAAAATCATCAAGGGATGCAGACAAATGATCAGACGTCCCCATTGGTTTCTGGCCAAAACTGGGCATATCTTAGAATAGATAGTAGCAAAGGTCCCTCCTCTCTTCTCTTCCACATCTCTTTCCCACATATCACTATAGCACGAGAGGGACTTCAATCCCTTTATGACAATGAAAGTAATCCTAACCacgagagggagagagagagagagagagagatgacaAGTAAACAAAACTCTGCAACTTGAATTGAATTAAAGCTTCCATTACCACAATTATTCCCAACATGACACTGTAAAAAACATCACACAAACTTTTAAGGAACAGGGAGAGTTGGATTCTACAAAATTCCAATCCTTCccacacaagagagagagagagagagaaaggatgACTCCCGAGCTCCCTAATATAGCCGGGTCCACCTCTCCGGTAGAGAACAAATATGAATggccctattttttttttccttcttttctctacaaagagaaaagaaaccaTAAATGAAACTAAACAGAGAGATCAAAATGAGACAAGTACtgtaaaatggaaaaaaaataaatcaattcaGACTATAGGCTTTTTACCCTTTTGTCATTTCCGCTTCTTCGTCTCTCCTGCAGCTTTCTCATCTTCTTTGCTAGGCACAAACCTTGGCAGGGTCAACAATGTATTCACACGGGACACTCCTTCAAGGGCAGACCACTCTTTTCCCACTTCCTCATATTCTGAGGCTTCCTCTTTGCTTTCTTCTGCAGCTTCTTCCTTGCTTTGTTCTTGAACAAGACTGTTGTCCGCTGCTCTAACCGTGCCAGAACGCATCAATCCAGTTGGGGTATCGACATCTTCTTTCTTGGTGCTTACTTCACCCTGCTCTTTTGATTTTGCAGTGGAAGCAGTAGAGAAATTGTTTATATCTGAATCAAGGAAGAGGCAAACCACAGCACAGTCATCAACTTTTGAAGTCGGGTATTTGGACCTCCAAGCTCGAACTGCTGACTCGACCAACCTACGGGCAGCAGATGAACGTGCAGGGGATGAAGCCACTATATCCACTACTTCTTTGTTTGACAGAACATCCCAAATCTAAGATAGTTCAAACAAAGATGGTTCAAATTTATAAGATGGAGGAATGAGCAGGTGATCACAAAAAGGAAGCAATGAATTGATTTTAAAAATCAATATCTGATTACATACCCCATCAGTTGCCAGGACAATGAACTCATCCTTTTCCGTCAGACGTCTGTATGAGATTTCAGGCACGGAGATTAGACCAAAATCCTTGAGACAGAAGTCTCCAAAAGCACGAGCCATGGCTAGACCAGGAGAATCATTATTAGGCAACCAAACTCTTGCAACGTCGGGTTCATCCTGAAGGGCAAAAACACGTCCTCTACATTTGCGGATCCTCTCAGCTTCAGCTGTTAGGTCAAAGGCAAGGGCTTTTAAGAtgtaaacaaaaaggaacaCTTAGATCTATCTAGAGAGATTCTCATCAAAATATCAGGATATAAACTCGTCATACACAGAAAACATTTCTTATGACCACCTATATCTTTCCACACAAATGATCATTCATTTCCATTAGTAAAAGTCTACACAAAGGATTCAGTTATCTGGAGAGGGGGGGAATATCAGCCCtggttttcaaaataaaatactttCTCAATAGCAAATATAGCTAACGGACATCTAGCTAAACTAAAAGATTCCTTCTGCAAGTTCAAGTAAACCAGTATCCTCAAGATTAATGCACACAAATATAATTTTCCTGTATTGATCTTTTACGATTATAAGGTTTTCATATTTCACATTTGGACATTAGCATCATAAATTCCAAACGTAGTTGTTTGTAGACTAAACTAATGCCTTGTGTTTGGGTGCATAAGCTTTAATAAAGGGCTCATCCAATTTCTTACTCGTCCTTGTATTCTATTCTCATGCACATGCACAAACATGCTGCATCTATGAATATATGACTTGGCAGTTTGACAACTACTTTGATTTTTCCATCCTGACATATAACTATGAGAAATTATTATGCATACATGACCAGTACGTCTGCAAGTACATACAAGAACTCATCTCCCTGCAACAACATATTCAATTTTGCAAGCATGACCCTGAAGGCCAACATACAAGATAACACAAAAATCAATTGTCAAAGTTATTGCTACCCTTGTGCCCCAATTCTGCTGATGAAGAATGTTCCAGGATATGTGGAGaactaaaaaaaaagatgtccTAGAAAACACGAATATCCTAATTCTCGAGACTACAAGGTTTTTCAATCCTCCTTATAGTTACTGGGGGAGCTGAAGGAGTAAAGAATGACAAACAGTATACAACAAGGGAATGCTGAACTCTGGTGAAAATGTTCAGAAACTATATTATCGAAGGGATCAACCAAACTATCAAATTAAGAATACTGTGAATTATAATGACTCAGTATTAATGCTAGATCAAAAGAACTAATACAACAGAATAAAGGGTAAGGGAGAATGTTTGAAAGTCAGACCTGGAAGACTGGGTTTAAGATCGACAGTCAACTGCACTGCAATGAGAGAATCATTTCCATCTCTAGTAGCCAGTATGGCTCGAGAATCCCCAACATTTCCAATTACCAGATCGTCACCCTAAAGGAAACAAGGAGCAATTGTGAGAAGGATGAACTTGTGAAATCTTCTAGCAACAGTGCACCTATAGAACAGAGTACCTGTTTCACTAAGGTGACTGCAGTTGTTCCACTGCAGAAGCAATCAATATTCGTATGCATTTTAAGTTCCCTATCCATGACCTTGAAAGCCTTCATGAATGACTCCTTCAATGTCTGAAAGACCTCTGGGTGCTTTTCTGCATCTTCAACACCAATAGATACTCTTGCTTCTTCATCAACAGATACAGAAGAATAGGTCGTATCTTCAGAGTTCATGCTAACTGTCCTATTCTGGCTGATCTCTCGAAGAACATCATCATTCTTAATATTGACTTCCCAATGTGCACTCAGTTTCAAGGGAAGACAATCTCTCACACGTTTGGCAACCATATGACCATAGGGTCCGTGGCCATCAAAAACACCACAAAATACTGTGTCTGTTCTTGAACCAAAATTCTATAATCCAATTTTAGACAGAAATATTAGCAACTTGAACTCTTTAGAGGCCAAGAGAAGATGAACGGTATCTAAACAACTGTCGGAAAAAACACTTAATTATCATATAAGAGAACATGAACAAAATCAATTGTTAACAAAGtattcaaaaaatgaaaaagtagTGCCTATTGTTTTGGTCATTCAGAAAATgagaacaagaaaacaagtgatgaaaaacagttttgagtacttaaaacaaaagggaaaaaaatggttATTTCAAGTATCAAATAGTTCACAATCTACCACTATATGTACCATCGCATCTATGAATCTATGCAAAGCACATAACTACCTCTTCAGCAACCCAAATAGATAACATATCAAGCTATATGTTTTAAGCTTATACTGGACGACCTACTATAATTAAGTACCTACCAATCAAAAAGGAAAGTGCAccaaaacaaaagtacatgctAGTAGATTTATGACGTAGAAGAATCAAGTAAGATGCAATCAAGATGAAGTTCctgaaaagaacaaaaagaagtTAGCATGCATGACAAGAATCTATGAAGTTTAAGAACATAATATGCTCAAATTTAGCTAGAACAAGCATCACTGGGGAAGAACCATCAGCAATAGATAAATATTAAGGAAGACCAACGTTCTTATTGCTCAACCGATGGTTGAGAAAAGACAACTGTTCACAATGCACCAAATTTTGCCACTCTAAAACATGATTTTGTgatgaaactcaagatttggccAACCCCAGAAGAAAAATATGGAAACACGTTACAAAATAATTGAGATAAGACACAATGCCATGTAATAGTGAACACCAACAAAGCAAAAGCAAGGTATCTAAACAGAGAAATTTCAAATTGCAATCTCATTCAATCTACAGAAACTATGGATCACATGCCCACATCATCCAAGAACTGATCAAGCTTGAAACTATTACAGATTAATCTTCTGCAAAAGGGACGCTTGGCTGTGGACAACATAAGCCATCACCTAAACAACAATAGACTACTACAATCTAGTAACCGCAATTTCTTGGCAGGGTAACAGCAGAATTAAGTTAAACTTAATCAGGAACAATTACATTGACTGactaaaataaaagaacaatACAGAGTTAATTGATCCAAATAAGAACTAGAATCAACTTTGTGGTAGTCCTATACCGATACACAGATAGCATTAATGATTTGATGATCATGAAGGATCACCAAACTGATGCTCAACAATCTAGCATCCAATTTTTTTGTGACGACCCAAAAGAGTATGATGAGAGTGTGAATATGAAGCATACCTCCCAAACAATCATAGCATCTTGATTGGTTCCTTTCTTGCCTTGCTGAGTAAAGAGTGATGCTACCTCACTTGACCCATTCAAGAACAATCGTCCCGGAATTCTATGCAACATTTCTTCTCTTTtataatcaaaagaagaattccGGGACCCTGGTCTCCGTTTCAAGCTGCCCTTCCTCTTCCTACCCACCGATGAGGTTGGAGAACTGGGAAGAGGGCTCCTGCTTTCGGTGGTTAAGCAGGACCCCATCCTGAGGGCCCTGATTATACTCAGCAGGCACTCCAGACCAGCGAGACAGTCACAACCTTCCCTACTTTCCGTAATGGGATCCGTCCCAACTCTTTCAAGAAGTCCCCCTAAATCTAGTCCAATCCAGCAACCACTTCCCAGTTTCACCAGATGTTTAGTCCACACAAACACAATTCACCTTGTTATTCAGCACAATCATCAATAGTCCAATAAGAATGCAATCCACTTTAACCCCAATAAGTAAAAACTCAGAATCTTAATCCAGCAACAAAAGCAGCTGCTTCCAACTCGAAAAAAGGAATCCACCTTTTATAATATCCCTTTAAATTTAAAGGGTTAACAGAATTATACCAGCAATTTGAGGAACAAGAATATCCACTAACTTTTTCTTCCCCTCTCAACAAGcattaaataataaaagaaagctCTTTCTGAGGATAAAGCTAGAAAGGATTTGCACTAACTTTCAAACACCAGCAGATCTATATAAACAAATTCTgcactttcttcattttttttcaatattttacTCTTTTCCCTCCCTTATTGATAACCCCCAAAAGCAGCAGAAATGATTACCAGTGCAGAAAATACTCAAATACAAGCAAATCCAGTACCCGTTATCCACGAATGAATCAGCCAAAATCAGTAGAAAATCAGCCTTCCCTTTTCAGATCAAGTGCAAAACCTTATCGATACATTCATCAAATACATACAAATGAAGACAGCCCAGAAAAATTCTCCGAGCAACAATTACTGATTACACTTGGTAGACAAAAATTAATTATCCAAGTACAGCTCAGCAAAACCAGAGCTTAATTGgttaaaaaaatatagaaaactaGGAGGTATATATAATAGTGTATAACCTATACAAAACCAACCATGAGCAAAATAAACGGTGGGAgagaaccaaaaacaaaaattttttgggGAGGTGGGGGGTGTGTGTTGGGGAAGGTGGGAATTTGGATGGAAGTTTCAATATGAATGGAGAGAAAGAATAGCAACGAACCGTAGAGAAAAGAGGGAAGGAGGAGAGAGAATGAAAGAAATAGTAATTAGGATCGCAATAAAAAACGGCCGATGAGACTTTTTTGTGGAGGGAGGGACAAAATAGCGAAGAAGAAAAGAGGGGCCTTTGGCCTTCGGGATGGAGGCtattcctttcttctttctgGGTTGGGATCACTTTCAAAAGATCTGACATCCAATAGGGACTAGGGAGGGAGGACAGATatccatgtatatatataatagttAGAGAAACAGAAGAGAGAAGGCAAGAATATAAAGGTAAAAACTTTACAATAAAGACATAAAAATGGCAGATTAGGAGATGATCATAAAACTGCAAAGGATCAGAATGCAAAGAGC contains:
- the LOC113709777 gene encoding probable protein phosphatase 2C 33; amino-acid sequence: MGSCLTTESRSPLPSSPTSSVGRKRKGSLKRRPGSRNSSFDYKREEMLHRIPGRLFLNGSSEVASLFTQQGKKGTNQDAMIVWENFGSRTDTVFCGVFDGHGPYGHMVAKRVRDCLPLKLSAHWEVNIKNDDVLREISQNRTVSMNSEDTTYSSVSVDEEARVSIGVEDAEKHPEVFQTLKESFMKAFKVMDRELKMHTNIDCFCSGTTAVTLVKQGDDLVIGNVGDSRAILATRDGNDSLIAVQLTVDLKPSLPAEAERIRKCRGRVFALQDEPDVARVWLPNNDSPGLAMARAFGDFCLKDFGLISVPEISYRRLTEKDEFIVLATDGIWDVLSNKEVVDIVASSPARSSAARRLVESAVRAWRSKYPTSKVDDCAVVCLFLDSDINNFSTASTAKSKEQGEVSTKKEDVDTPTGLMRSGTVRAADNSLVQEQSKEEAAEESKEEASEYEEVGKEWSALEGVSRVNTLLTLPRFVPSKEDEKAAGETKKRK